From the genome of Candidatus Chlamydia corallus, one region includes:
- the radA gene encoding DNA repair protein RadA: protein MATKTKTQWTCNQCGATAPKWLGQCPGCHNWNSLIEEYVSPTRSGVPSRSSTTAIALSSIELEDESRLFIDYAGWDRILGGGVVRGSLTLLGGDPGIGKSTLLLQTAEKLASQKYKVLYVCGEESVTQTSLRAKRLKIASSLIYLFPETNLDNIKQQIATLEPDILIIDSIQIIFNPILNSAPGSVAQVREVTAELMHLAKNSQITTFIIGHVTKSGEIAGPRVLEHLVDTVLYFEGNSHANYRMIRAVKNRFGPTNELLILSMHADGLKEIINPSGLFLQEKTRSTTGSMIIPIVEGSGTLLIELQALVSSSPFANPVRKTAGFDPNRFSLLLAVLEKRAGVKLFTMDVFLSITGGLKIIEPAADLGVLLAVASSLYNRLLPKNYVVIGEVGLGGEIRHVAHLERRIKEGKLMGFEGAILPESQISSLSNEIGENFDLQGVKTIKDAIRLLR, encoded by the coding sequence ATGGCAACAAAAACCAAAACACAATGGACATGTAATCAATGTGGAGCTACAGCTCCTAAATGGTTAGGGCAATGTCCAGGCTGTCACAATTGGAACTCTTTGATCGAAGAATACGTTTCCCCAACCCGATCTGGAGTCCCATCCCGATCTTCTACAACTGCGATTGCTTTAAGCTCGATAGAATTAGAGGATGAATCTAGGTTATTTATTGATTATGCGGGATGGGATAGAATCCTTGGAGGAGGAGTTGTTCGTGGGAGCCTCACTCTTCTTGGTGGAGATCCAGGGATTGGAAAGTCGACGCTCCTCCTGCAAACTGCAGAGAAACTGGCATCGCAAAAGTATAAAGTCCTTTATGTTTGTGGTGAAGAATCTGTAACACAGACTTCTCTAAGAGCAAAGCGCCTCAAAATTGCTTCTTCTTTGATTTATTTATTTCCTGAAACAAACTTGGACAATATCAAGCAACAAATAGCCACTTTAGAACCTGATATTTTGATTATCGATTCTATTCAGATTATATTTAACCCCATCCTAAACTCTGCACCAGGATCTGTAGCTCAAGTCCGAGAAGTTACTGCAGAGCTGATGCATCTTGCTAAAAACTCTCAGATTACAACATTTATTATCGGTCATGTCACAAAATCTGGAGAAATTGCAGGTCCTAGAGTATTAGAGCATCTTGTAGATACTGTACTTTATTTTGAAGGTAACTCTCATGCAAATTACCGCATGATCCGCGCTGTGAAAAATCGCTTTGGCCCCACAAATGAACTGCTGATTCTCTCCATGCATGCAGATGGTCTCAAAGAAATTATAAATCCTTCGGGACTTTTCCTTCAGGAAAAGACTAGATCAACTACAGGATCTATGATCATTCCTATTGTGGAGGGATCAGGGACTCTTCTCATTGAATTGCAAGCTTTAGTCTCTTCTTCTCCATTTGCTAATCCCGTTAGGAAGACTGCAGGATTCGATCCCAATCGCTTTTCCCTACTCCTGGCTGTATTAGAAAAGAGAGCTGGGGTCAAACTATTCACAATGGATGTTTTTCTATCAATCACAGGGGGATTGAAAATTATAGAACCTGCCGCAGATTTGGGCGTACTACTGGCCGTTGCCTCATCCCTATACAACCGCCTTCTACCTAAAAATTACGTCGTAATTGGAGAGGTCGGTCTCGGAGGAGAAATCCGTCACGTAGCTCATTTGGAAAGACGCATTAAAGAGGGAAAATTGATGGGATTTGAAGGTGCTATTCTTCCTGAAAGCCAAATTTCATCTCTTTCCAATGAAATTGGAGAAAATTTTGATTTACAAGGAGTGAAAACAATAAAAGATGCTATCCGCCTGTTACGCTGA
- the accD gene encoding acetyl-CoA carboxylase, carboxyltransferase subunit beta → MRLFSYDKPKIKVQKIKADGFSGWLKCNHCHEMIHVNELGQNYNCCPKCSYHYRITAMERVNLLADKDSWHSLYADLKSQDPLEFIDTDTYTNRLEKARKNTTESEGAIVGICTIGLHPVALAVMDFNFMAGSMGAVVGEKLTRLIEEAIETRLPVIIVSASGGARMQESVFSLMQMVKTSAALAKLHEAGLPYISVLTNPTSGGVTASFAALGDVIIAEPKALICFAGPRVVAQVIGEDLPEGAQKSEFLLEHGMIDKIVERKELKTMLQTLLDYFLAQEYTGGKSKAPRDLSKRLKEIFLLTDDNE, encoded by the coding sequence GTGCGTCTATTTTCTTACGACAAACCCAAGATTAAAGTGCAAAAAATCAAGGCAGATGGTTTTAGTGGTTGGCTCAAGTGTAATCATTGTCACGAGATGATTCACGTAAACGAGTTGGGACAAAATTATAATTGTTGTCCCAAGTGTTCCTATCACTACCGCATTACTGCGATGGAAAGGGTCAATTTACTTGCAGACAAAGACTCCTGGCATTCTCTTTATGCGGATCTGAAATCCCAAGATCCCTTGGAATTTATAGATACTGATACCTATACGAATCGCTTAGAAAAAGCTCGAAAAAATACTACTGAAAGTGAAGGCGCTATTGTAGGGATATGTACTATAGGCCTCCACCCTGTAGCCCTTGCTGTTATGGATTTCAATTTTATGGCAGGATCTATGGGTGCTGTTGTAGGAGAGAAACTGACCCGATTGATAGAGGAAGCGATTGAGACTAGGCTTCCTGTAATTATTGTCAGTGCTTCTGGAGGCGCCCGCATGCAGGAGTCAGTGTTTTCTTTGATGCAGATGGTGAAGACCTCAGCAGCTCTTGCTAAGCTGCACGAAGCGGGTCTACCCTATATTTCCGTTCTCACCAACCCCACTTCAGGTGGAGTAACAGCCTCTTTTGCTGCTCTTGGTGACGTTATTATTGCAGAGCCTAAAGCTCTTATTTGTTTTGCAGGACCTCGAGTCGTAGCTCAGGTGATAGGCGAGGATTTGCCCGAGGGTGCGCAGAAATCTGAATTCCTCCTCGAACATGGTATGATCGATAAAATTGTGGAACGTAAGGAATTAAAAACCATGCTTCAGACTTTACTTGATTACTTTCTAGCTCAGGAATACACTGGCGGAAAAAGTAAAGCTCCTAGAGATCTTTCAAAAAGGCTTAAAGAGATTTTTTTGTTGACAGATGACAATGAATAA
- a CDS encoding DUF5070 domain-containing protein — translation MRFALHLQHLRHFHNHGSILFENLLTLKDCFLLEAKLHHFIGKASKNIDAMRWRENIFRSIPEIHAVVRKRHLDSFAAELVHRPKLSLVRDLWVFPGEEILEGEEDCMLFLLLSGNDAGSGIFFTGPYPSDLYELKKGTTGLLLAFSSIGLPVI, via the coding sequence ATGAGGTTTGCTCTACACCTCCAACACTTGCGTCATTTTCATAACCACGGTTCTATTTTATTTGAAAATCTTCTGACATTAAAAGATTGTTTTTTATTGGAAGCAAAATTACACCACTTTATTGGCAAAGCATCAAAAAATATAGATGCTATGAGGTGGAGGGAGAATATATTTCGCTCTATTCCAGAGATTCATGCTGTCGTGCGTAAACGGCATTTGGATTCCTTCGCAGCAGAATTAGTACATCGTCCCAAACTTTCTCTTGTTCGAGATCTATGGGTCTTTCCAGGAGAAGAGATTCTTGAAGGAGAAGAAGATTGCATGCTTTTCCTTCTACTTTCAGGAAATGATGCAGGAAGCGGTATATTTTTTACAGGGCCCTATCCTTCAGATCTTTACGAATTAAAGAAGGGAACAACAGGTTTGCTTTTAGCTTTTTCTTCTATAGGGCTTCCAGTTATTTAA
- a CDS encoding hydroxymethylbilane synthase yields MLSACYADPFLTDFCWGKRPLRIASRNSNLAKAQVYECMSLLRAWYPKLWFQLYTAETTGDRDKKIPLNLVENTHFFTDGVDALVRKEVCHFAIHSAKDLPETPSLPVVAMTRCLHPADLLIYADHYIHNSLPSRPRLGSSSLRRSAVLKQLFPEGQILDIRGTIEERLAQLDSGHYDAIVLAKAASLRLHLHHSYSIELPPPYHALQGILAVTAKDPIETWKKFFTPIHCYSS; encoded by the coding sequence ATGCTATCCGCCTGTTACGCTGACCCTTTTCTAACTGATTTTTGTTGGGGGAAGCGTCCTCTTCGTATTGCCTCGAGAAATTCAAACTTAGCGAAAGCTCAAGTATACGAGTGCATGTCTTTGCTACGCGCGTGGTATCCAAAACTTTGGTTCCAGTTATACACTGCAGAGACTACGGGAGATCGCGATAAGAAGATCCCCTTAAATCTTGTAGAAAACACTCATTTTTTCACTGATGGTGTCGATGCTTTGGTGCGTAAGGAAGTCTGTCATTTCGCGATACACTCAGCAAAGGATCTTCCTGAGACTCCCTCTCTTCCAGTAGTCGCGATGACACGATGTTTACATCCTGCTGACCTTTTAATTTATGCTGATCACTATATTCATAATTCCCTGCCCTCAAGACCGCGGTTAGGTAGTTCTTCTCTGCGTCGAAGTGCAGTACTAAAACAGCTTTTTCCTGAAGGACAGATCTTGGATATCCGAGGAACTATTGAAGAGAGGCTCGCTCAACTCGACAGCGGCCATTACGATGCTATTGTTCTTGCCAAAGCTGCTAGTCTAAGACTTCATCTACATCATTCCTATAGCATAGAACTCCCCCCCCCCTATCATGCTCTACAAGGCATCTTAGCAGTTACAGCAAAGGATCCTATAGAGACGTGGAAAAAGTTTTTTACCCCGATACACTGCTACTCCTCATAA
- a CDS encoding superoxide dismutase — MNFVPYSLPELPYDYDALEPLISSEIMILHHQKHHQAYINNLNDALKRLDTAEAQQNLTELIALEPTLRFNGGGHINHSLFWETLAPVDQGGGRPPKHELLSLIERFWGTMDNFLKKLIEAAAGVQGSGWAWLGFCPTKQELVLQTTANQDPLEPLTRKLPLLGVDVWEHAYYLQYKNVRMDYLKAFPQIINWGYIENRFSEIISSK; from the coding sequence ATGAATTTTGTTCCCTATTCTTTACCAGAATTACCCTATGATTATGATGCTCTTGAGCCTTTAATTTCTTCTGAAATTATGATTCTACACCATCAAAAACATCATCAGGCCTATATCAATAATCTTAATGACGCATTGAAGAGACTGGATACTGCGGAAGCACAACAAAACCTTACTGAGCTAATTGCTTTAGAACCTACCCTTCGTTTCAATGGGGGAGGGCATATCAACCACTCTCTCTTTTGGGAAACTCTTGCTCCTGTAGATCAGGGAGGAGGGCGGCCTCCAAAACATGAGCTTCTCTCGCTCATTGAAAGATTTTGGGGGACTATGGACAACTTTTTAAAAAAATTAATTGAAGCTGCTGCTGGAGTTCAAGGCTCTGGTTGGGCCTGGCTAGGGTTTTGTCCTACAAAACAAGAGCTTGTCCTACAGACAACAGCAAATCAAGATCCTTTAGAGCCACTCACGCGGAAACTCCCTCTCCTTGGCGTGGATGTTTGGGAGCACGCCTATTACCTGCAATATAAAAATGTTAGAATGGATTATTTAAAAGCCTTTCCTCAAATAATTAATTGGGGATATATAGAAAATAGATTTTCGGAAATAATATCATCTAAATAA
- a CDS encoding PTS sugar transporter subunit IIA, with amino-acid sequence MDLKLDEVASLLDVSEHTVLQWLKEGAIPSYSMNNEYRFSREEIEDWLLHNQALMTQERGEDKEALRDLSLKYSLYKAIHRGGVLCDVVVHSKEEALQYASKYIAQKFQLDESVLFEMLFHRENLMSTGIGEGLALPHAKDFLINAYYDIVVPMFLAKPIEYGALDGKPVSILFFLFACQDKSHLNLVNKIVHLGMSLNARSFFKNYPSKDQLLAYVKEWESQTH; translated from the coding sequence ATGGATTTAAAGTTAGATGAAGTTGCCTCTTTGTTAGATGTTTCTGAGCATACAGTGCTTCAATGGCTTAAAGAAGGAGCTATTCCAAGCTATAGTATGAACAATGAATATCGCTTTAGTCGTGAAGAAATTGAAGATTGGCTTTTGCATAACCAAGCTTTAATGACCCAAGAGCGTGGAGAAGATAAGGAAGCACTTAGAGATCTTTCTTTAAAATATAGTCTCTATAAAGCTATTCATCGTGGTGGTGTTTTATGCGATGTTGTTGTTCATAGTAAGGAGGAAGCTCTCCAATACGCTTCTAAATACATCGCTCAAAAATTTCAATTAGACGAAAGTGTACTTTTTGAAATGCTCTTCCATAGGGAAAATCTCATGTCTACAGGTATAGGAGAAGGACTTGCCTTACCCCACGCTAAAGACTTTTTGATTAACGCTTACTACGACATTGTTGTTCCTATGTTTCTTGCAAAACCCATAGAATACGGTGCTTTGGATGGAAAACCTGTCAGTATTCTTTTCTTTCTTTTTGCTTGCCAGGATAAAAGTCACTTAAATTTAGTGAACAAGATAGTTCACCTGGGGATGTCTTTAAATGCCCGAAGCTTCTTTAAAAATTATCCGAGTAAAGATCAACTTTTAGCATATGTTAAGGAATGGGAGTCCCAAACTCATTAA
- a CDS encoding PTS sugar transporter subunit IIA encodes MPLYCQDQQDFSLFSFLSPRLVMFLGKHSRDEILQDLTDLVDAAGILEDKQAFFDALVRRENIMSTGIGMGVAIPHGKLESCSNFFIAIGIHTQGILWDAIDGALVRLVFLIGGPENAQAEYLKLLSTLTLSLREESRRQQLLQVKTIEEVMNVFVGM; translated from the coding sequence ATGCCTTTGTATTGTCAAGATCAACAAGATTTTTCTTTATTCTCTTTCCTGTCTCCTAGGCTTGTGATGTTCTTAGGTAAACATTCTCGAGATGAAATTCTTCAAGATCTTACAGATCTTGTTGATGCTGCAGGTATCCTTGAAGACAAGCAAGCCTTTTTTGATGCTCTTGTCCGTCGTGAAAATATTATGTCCACAGGGATTGGGATGGGAGTTGCTATTCCTCACGGAAAACTCGAAAGTTGCTCTAATTTTTTTATTGCTATAGGAATCCATACGCAAGGCATTTTATGGGATGCGATTGATGGAGCACTCGTACGGCTCGTTTTTTTGATTGGCGGTCCAGAAAATGCTCAAGCCGAATATCTCAAGTTATTATCTACTTTGACTTTATCTTTAAGAGAAGAGTCTCGTCGTCAACAATTGTTACAGGTAAAGACGATTGAAGAAGTCATGAACGTGTTTGTGGGGATGTAA
- the dut gene encoding dUTP diphosphatase, whose translation MTVFCELDSGGELPDYATPGAAGADLRANIKEPIALLPGQRLLVPTGIKAEIPENHELQIRPRSGLALKYGITVLNSPGTIDSDYRGEICVVLINFGDSTFIIEPKMRIAQAVLSPVVQAKFVVKQESLAETARGSGGFGHTGAN comes from the coding sequence ATGACTGTATTTTGTGAATTAGATTCAGGAGGAGAACTTCCTGATTATGCTACGCCAGGAGCTGCTGGTGCTGACCTTAGAGCAAACATTAAAGAACCCATCGCCTTGTTGCCTGGGCAGCGTCTTTTGGTTCCTACAGGAATAAAAGCAGAGATTCCTGAGAATCACGAGTTGCAGATCCGTCCCCGAAGTGGTTTGGCTTTAAAGTACGGCATTACTGTTTTAAATTCTCCAGGAACTATCGATTCAGATTATAGGGGAGAAATTTGTGTGGTCTTAATCAACTTTGGTGACAGTACATTTATTATCGAACCTAAGATGCGGATAGCTCAAGCTGTTTTATCTCCTGTAGTACAGGCAAAGTTTGTTGTTAAGCAAGAAAGCTTAGCAGAAACTGCGCGAGGAAGTGGAGGTTTTGGGCATACTGGAGCAAACTAA
- a CDS encoding HD family phosphohydrolase — translation MKEPRRESYNRALHKLSHHWIRYFLYTFVSCSFIVAIFTFAWLKVLYVPEYKEGEVSRISLVAPIDFSLSWSVDKFYKRTAQIPETFGKVYRLILSPHSLLFSQALKADSGIGYWFEKASEFLFSTYFIDSSTQKCLEDLSISPPLLERGKKILEVNINSNMGNVIAQCFGHLEFFLTQENCPQHCFDQVMDVLKGASFEMAIHKEMSACVKGELLGTRCIEKINKGKPVLEKYQRIQASDAKLLKQLRAELLPAHRLFSYRSLWGAIFVVFLVLLWGYRALKALCPEMLKSPERFMLYIAIITLSLLWCRATEIFCAYWVSSLSYPPILPFTAVLLGYFLGLPIAGFSCTFLALLYTLGSDLWNNSWFLSINLLCSWRILVSLHRVSRLSSVFWACMKLGGMAMGSLLMFRIFTNTISKEALYADGIESFVCSLITSISVVALIPVFEASFGASTNFSLLTYLSPDNSLLSRLFKEAPGTYQHSILVGSLAEAAAQAIGADSLYCLVAAHYHDIGKLINPRFFIENQKILKQSSHCLSPLECAKMIMRHIPEGVNLARQAGLPESFIRVIEEHHGTSVIRSAYYSHMLENPSTGTFDEELFRYSGNKPSTKETTIIMIADSFEAASRSLKNASLTNLQGLIDQIIHGKLQDGQFSCSPVTLDELALISKSMVQTLYGALHSRMKYPEISYKPSTDPFPKPL, via the coding sequence ATGAAAGAACCTAGACGTGAATCCTATAACCGTGCATTACATAAGCTAAGCCATCATTGGATTCGGTATTTTCTATATACTTTTGTATCGTGTTCTTTCATAGTCGCAATATTTACTTTTGCATGGTTAAAGGTTCTCTATGTTCCTGAGTATAAGGAAGGCGAGGTATCTCGTATTTCCCTGGTAGCTCCTATAGACTTTTCTTTAAGTTGGAGTGTCGATAAATTTTATAAACGTACTGCGCAAATCCCAGAAACTTTTGGTAAGGTCTATCGTCTTATATTGTCTCCTCATAGTCTTCTTTTTAGCCAAGCTTTGAAAGCGGATAGCGGAATAGGCTATTGGTTTGAAAAGGCATCTGAATTTTTGTTTTCTACGTACTTTATAGATAGTTCAACTCAGAAATGTCTTGAAGACTTGAGTATATCTCCTCCTTTGCTTGAGAGAGGTAAGAAGATTCTAGAAGTAAATATCAACTCAAATATGGGAAATGTTATTGCTCAATGTTTCGGCCACTTGGAATTTTTTCTGACCCAAGAAAACTGTCCTCAGCACTGTTTTGATCAAGTCATGGATGTTCTGAAGGGTGCCAGTTTTGAAATGGCTATTCATAAGGAAATGTCGGCCTGTGTGAAAGGAGAGCTTCTTGGTACACGTTGCATTGAGAAAATTAACAAAGGCAAACCTGTATTGGAAAAGTATCAAAGAATACAAGCCTCGGATGCTAAACTTTTAAAACAGCTCCGAGCGGAACTACTTCCAGCACACAGATTATTTTCTTATCGATCATTATGGGGTGCTATTTTTGTAGTTTTCCTCGTACTTCTTTGGGGTTATCGTGCTTTGAAAGCCCTATGTCCTGAGATGTTGAAATCTCCGGAGCGCTTTATGCTCTATATCGCTATTATAACTCTTTCTTTGCTGTGGTGTCGTGCAACGGAGATATTCTGCGCATATTGGGTTTCCTCTTTATCATACCCACCAATTTTACCCTTTACTGCCGTGCTCTTAGGATATTTCCTAGGTCTTCCCATAGCTGGATTTTCTTGTACTTTTCTTGCTCTACTCTATACCTTGGGATCGGATCTTTGGAACAACAGCTGGTTTTTATCTATAAACTTGCTTTGTTCTTGGAGAATCTTAGTTAGCTTGCATCGAGTAAGTCGCCTTTCTTCGGTGTTTTGGGCGTGTATGAAGCTCGGAGGGATGGCCATGGGAAGTTTGCTGATGTTTCGCATATTTACAAATACAATATCCAAAGAAGCTCTGTATGCTGATGGGATCGAAAGCTTTGTTTGTAGTTTAATTACCTCAATCAGTGTTGTTGCTTTGATTCCCGTGTTTGAGGCCTCTTTTGGAGCTTCTACAAACTTTTCTCTGCTGACCTATTTATCGCCTGATAACTCCCTACTGAGTCGTCTTTTCAAAGAAGCTCCAGGTACCTACCAGCATTCTATATTGGTTGGAAGCTTAGCAGAGGCTGCTGCTCAAGCTATAGGTGCAGATAGTCTATACTGCTTAGTTGCAGCTCATTATCATGATATAGGGAAACTGATTAACCCCAGATTTTTTATTGAAAATCAGAAAATCTTAAAGCAATCTTCTCATTGTCTATCCCCATTAGAATGCGCTAAGATGATTATGCGTCATATTCCTGAGGGTGTTAATCTTGCTAGGCAGGCAGGACTTCCTGAGTCTTTTATTAGGGTTATTGAAGAGCATCATGGTACGTCTGTAATACGCTCTGCATACTACAGTCATATGTTAGAAAATCCCTCTACAGGGACTTTTGATGAGGAATTATTTCGATATTCTGGAAATAAACCTTCGACTAAAGAAACCACCATCATTATGATAGCGGATTCTTTTGAAGCCGCCTCCCGATCTTTAAAAAACGCAAGTCTTACGAATCTTCAAGGACTCATTGATCAGATTATCCATGGGAAATTACAAGATGGTCAGTTTTCTTGCTCTCCAGTTACCTTAGATGAGCTTGCATTGATTAGCAAGAGCATGGTGCAAACTCTCTATGGAGCTTTGCATTCCCGGATGAAGTACCCTGAAATATCTTACAAACCCTCTACAGATCCCTTTCCTAAACCTTTATAG
- a CDS encoding phospho-sugar mutase gives MKELEQRIKSLYDAVTAENISTWLSNGYTEQDTETILGLLDKDPEHLKDLFGATLTFGTGGLRSPMGIGTNRINLFTIRRTTQGLVRVFRAHLPHVGDPIRVVVGFDTRHNSIEFAQETAKVFAGNGCQVFLFQYPQPLALVSFTVRHEGAMGGVMITASHNPPNYNGYKVYMSSGGQVLAPLDQEIVAACREVNEILSVPSIDHPNIHLVGKEYEVLYRETLKKLQLYPEANRISGRALSISYSPLHGTGVSLVPHVLKDWGFLSVNLVEQQAISDGDFPTVELPNPEDPEALNLGIEQMLANNNDLFIATDPDADRIGVVCLEEGQPYRFNGNQMACLLADHILGAWSKTRNLGEQDKLVKSLVTTEMLAAIAKHYHVDLINVGTGFKYIGAKIESWRDSPNRFVFGAEESYGYLYGTQVEDKDAIIASALIAEAALQQKLQGRTLRDALLSLYETYGYFANKTESVLFSTETDEQEIRKKLLYLEEISSANFFSGKYQLEKFENYNQGIGFDILSNDQYVLTLPKTSMLCYYFSGGGRVIIRPSGTEPKIKFYFEISNRYPERVVDKEIQKQREVESSLYLDNFIFDFKEKFSSL, from the coding sequence ATGAAAGAATTAGAACAACGTATCAAGTCTCTATATGACGCAGTAACAGCAGAAAATATTTCTACATGGTTGTCGAATGGTTATACTGAACAAGATACAGAAACTATCTTAGGATTGTTAGACAAAGATCCTGAGCACCTTAAAGACTTATTCGGAGCTACTTTAACATTTGGGACTGGAGGATTGCGTAGTCCTATGGGTATCGGAACAAATAGGATCAACTTGTTTACGATACGTCGAACGACTCAAGGGTTAGTTCGGGTCTTCCGCGCTCATCTTCCCCATGTTGGAGATCCTATACGTGTAGTTGTTGGGTTTGATACGCGCCATAACTCTATAGAATTTGCACAAGAAACCGCAAAGGTCTTTGCGGGCAATGGCTGCCAAGTTTTCCTTTTTCAGTATCCCCAACCTTTGGCTTTAGTATCGTTCACTGTAAGACATGAGGGGGCTATGGGTGGAGTGATGATTACAGCTTCTCATAATCCCCCCAATTACAATGGCTATAAAGTTTATATGTCATCAGGAGGCCAGGTACTCGCTCCGTTAGATCAAGAAATTGTTGCCGCATGTAGAGAAGTAAATGAAATCCTATCCGTACCCTCTATTGATCATCCTAATATTCACTTGGTTGGAAAAGAATACGAAGTTCTTTACAGAGAAACTTTAAAGAAACTGCAACTTTACCCTGAAGCGAACCGGATTTCAGGAAGAGCTCTCTCGATTTCATATTCGCCATTGCATGGGACAGGCGTTTCTCTCGTGCCTCATGTTCTTAAGGATTGGGGATTCTTGTCCGTAAACCTTGTTGAACAACAGGCCATCAGTGACGGGGATTTCCCAACTGTCGAGTTGCCAAATCCTGAAGATCCAGAGGCTTTGAATCTAGGTATCGAGCAAATGCTTGCTAATAACAACGACCTTTTTATTGCTACGGACCCAGATGCCGATCGCATCGGCGTTGTTTGCTTAGAAGAAGGTCAACCGTACCGATTTAATGGCAATCAAATGGCTTGCCTTTTGGCAGACCACATCTTGGGAGCTTGGAGCAAAACAAGAAATTTAGGAGAACAAGACAAACTTGTTAAGAGCTTAGTGACTACCGAAATGCTTGCTGCTATCGCGAAACACTATCATGTTGACCTTATTAATGTCGGCACAGGATTTAAATACATCGGAGCGAAAATTGAATCTTGGAGAGATTCCCCAAATAGGTTTGTATTTGGAGCCGAAGAATCTTACGGCTATCTCTATGGCACTCAGGTTGAAGATAAGGATGCCATTATTGCCTCAGCATTGATTGCAGAAGCAGCGCTACAACAAAAATTACAAGGAAGAACTCTGCGTGATGCTCTCCTTTCTCTTTATGAAACTTATGGATACTTTGCGAACAAAACTGAATCAGTACTTTTCTCTACGGAGACTGATGAACAAGAGATAAGAAAAAAACTCTTATACCTTGAGGAAATAAGTTCGGCTAATTTTTTCTCAGGGAAATATCAATTAGAGAAATTTGAAAACTACAACCAGGGGATAGGTTTCGATATTCTGTCGAATGATCAGTATGTCCTAACCCTGCCTAAGACATCGATGCTATGTTACTATTTTAGTGGGGGAGGTCGGGTAATCATACGGCCATCAGGAACAGAACCTAAAATTAAGTTCTATTTTGAAATATCTAATCGCTATCCAGAGCGGGTTGTGGATAAAGAAATACAAAAACAGCGTGAAGTAGAGAGTTCTCTATATTTAGATAACTTTATTTTTGATTTTAAAGAAAAATTTTCCAGCCTATGA
- the rnc gene encoding ribonuclease III, which yields MNPPIDTAAIEAKLNFTFTQPKLLQTALTHPSYKNEAATQIEDSERLEFLGDAVLGLIVTEHLVLLFPSMNEGTLSTARASLVNAKACCRYTTVLGIGDYLLIGKGEKIQSERGRLSAYANLFESVLGAIYLDGGLSPARKLTVPLLPVKEEILPLMSGNPKNLLQQFTQKHFRVLPVYQSTAVTNVQGTLSYKIQVIVNKEVWGEGYASSKKEAEKIAAQRALDTHGNKNQNTMDM from the coding sequence ATGAATCCTCCTATAGACACTGCAGCTATCGAAGCTAAACTAAATTTTACATTTACACAACCCAAGCTGTTACAAACAGCTCTAACTCACCCCTCATATAAAAATGAAGCGGCAACTCAAATTGAAGATAGTGAGCGTTTAGAATTTTTAGGAGATGCTGTCCTTGGTCTAATTGTTACCGAGCATCTTGTTCTGCTCTTTCCTTCAATGAATGAAGGGACGCTATCAACAGCAAGAGCTTCTTTAGTCAATGCAAAAGCATGCTGTCGCTACACAACCGTTCTAGGAATTGGAGACTACCTTCTTATAGGAAAGGGCGAAAAAATCCAGAGCGAGCGAGGACGTCTTTCTGCTTATGCCAATCTATTTGAATCTGTTTTAGGCGCCATATATTTGGATGGAGGCCTTTCACCAGCTAGGAAACTGACTGTTCCTCTCCTCCCTGTTAAAGAAGAAATTCTTCCTTTAATGTCTGGCAATCCCAAGAACCTTCTTCAACAATTCACACAAAAACATTTTCGCGTTCTTCCAGTATATCAATCAACAGCAGTTACGAACGTACAAGGAACTCTAAGTTACAAGATTCAGGTTATAGTTAATAAAGAGGTTTGGGGAGAGGGATATGCATCATCAAAAAAAGAAGCAGAAAAGATCGCAGCACAACGGGCATTAGATACTCATGGCAACAAAAACCAAAACACAATGGACATGTAA